The Terriglobus sp. TAA 43 sequence TCACATTCATGATCAGGATGCCCATCAGCGAAAATCCGCGCAGCACATCCAGCGCACCAATGCGCTCTTGACGAGATACCGGGCCGAGCGACGGTTCAGGTGGCCCAGCCAGTTCTTCCGCAACGCCAGCAGGCAGTGCTGATTCATCAAATGCGAGGGACGAAGTTGCCATGCGGAACTCCAGTACAAACGGCAGAGGATAGTGCACGCAGACTACACCCGAATTTGCCCCGTAAAACACCAAAATTTTCCCCGAACTTTGGCAATCTCAACAGCGTATACAGCACACAGAAACGGCAGACAGGCGAAAATCTCCTTGCCAAATCAGCACCACAGTGTTCTATTGGATAACCATAGGAACCCCTATGGGTTCCCTATAGGAGCTGTCGATGAGCGAACGCGCGGATGTGTGGCAAGGAACCCTGAGCCTGATGGTGCTGAAAACCCTGCAAAGCATGGGCGCCCAGCATGGCTATGGCATCGCGCGCCGCATCGAGCAGACCAGCGGCGATCTCCTCGCGCTCAACTACGGCACGCTCTATCCCGCGCTCGTGAAGCTTGAGCAGGAAGGCTACATCGCAGCGGAGTGGGGCAACTCGGATAACAATCGCCGCGCCAAGTTCTATTCCCTCACCCGCGCCGGTCATCGCCGCCTCGCAACCGAAACAAAGAGCTGGCAGCAGACCAGCGAAATCATGGCCCGCTTCCTGGCGCTTGAGGCCGCAAAATGATCGCCGCTCTGCGTGCTTTTTTCATCCGCGTGCGCGGCCTCTGGACAGCTCCGTCCAGCGAGCCCGGCATGCGTGAAGAACTTGCGCACGATCTCGCCCTGATGACAGAGGACGGCGAACTCCGCGGCCTTTCCCACGAAGAAGCCCGCCGTCAGGCGCTACTGCAATTAGGAGGACTGGAACAAACCATGCAATCCGTTCGCGATCGTCGCACACTGCCCTCGGTTGAGGAGTTCCTTCAAGACCTCCGCTTTGCACTGCGCCAGCTTCATCGCAAACCCGGCTTCACTCTTACGGCCATCTTCACACTTGCACTTGGCTTCGGCGCCAGCATCGCCATCTTCGCCTTCGTGGACGCGGCCATGATCAAGCCGCTGCCCTACCGCGAGCCGCAGCGCCTCGCATGGGTTACAGAGACCGTCGAAATCATGGGTCCTGCCAACCTCTCCTGGCAGGACTACCAGGACTGGAATCAGCAGAACAAAAGCTTTGAATCACTTGCCGTATGGCGCTATGGCGGCTTCCAAATGCGCGTGGGCGAAGGCCTTGTCTTCACGCCCGCAATGCGCGTCAGTGCGAACTTTCTTGCGACACTCGGCGTTCATCCTGCCGCTGGCCGCGACTTCGCCGCGACAGACAATCTTGCCGGAGCCGCAAAGGTTGTCATGATCAGCTACGAGTTGTGGCGAGACAACTTCCACAGTGACCCAAACATCGTGAATCACGTACTCGATTTCAGCGGCGATAAATACACCGTCATCGGCGTCCTCCCCGAAAAATTTCAGTTCGCACCGCGCGGCCGTCTCCAGGCAATTACTGCCATCACGCCGGATAAAGATTTATGCGAAGGACGTAGAAGTTGCCACTCTCTCAACGGAGTGGCACGTCTCAAGCCGGGCGTCACCTTCCAACAAGCTGACGCAGATGTGAAAGCAATCGCGCACAATCTGGAGTCACAATATCCCGACTCCAATCGCGGTGAGGGTGGCGTAGCGATGCCGCTCACAGAACAGGTCGTTCGCAGAATCCGCCCCGTGCTTTACGTCCTGCTGACTGCGGCTCTGCTGCTGTGCTTCATTGCTTGCATCAATGTCGCCAGCCTCTTGCTGGCACGATCCGAAGGCCGACGTCGCGAATTCGCATTGCGTTCCGCCCTTGGTGCAACGCGCCGCAGAATGTTGCGGCAGTTCGCAACCGAAAGCATCACGCTCGTACTCACCGGCACACTGAGCGGCATGGCACTCGCCCTGTTGAGCGTGCGCTTCATCATGCTTCTGGTGCCACAAAGCATGCGCGATCAGATGCCGTTCTTTGACTCCGTCTCCATCAACCGCGACACCTTACTCTTTGCGATCTCCATAGCACTTGGCGCCATCATCCTGTTCTCCATGATTCCAAGCCTTCGCATCTCATGGAACGCGTTGCAGCGCGCCATCGCTGAAGGCAACGCTAGTGCGGGTTCCGGCAGCCTCAGTTGGAATCGAGTGGGATCGCTATTGGTCATTACAGAAGTGGCAGTTGCAGTCGTGTTGTTGGCAGGTGCCGGATTGCTCTCGCGCAGCCTGGCAAATCTCCTACGCACAGACCTCAACTTCAATTCCGATCACCTGGTCACAGTAATTGTTGTTGCGCCCGGCAAGAAGTTCCCCACCGACGACTCACAAGTAGCCATTCAGCGCAGGGTCATCGAACGCCTCGCAACACTCCCGGGTGTCACCGCCGCAGGATTCGGCGGCATAATGCCCGTCAGCTTTAACGGCAATACCGACTGGATCCGTTTCCCCGATCGCCCCTACGACGGCAAGCACATTGAGATCAACGGCCGCAGCGCGTCATCCACATACCTGCAGACACTTGGCGTCCCACTGCTAAAGGGCCGCTTCATCTCCGAGCAGGACACCGTTGGCAAACCCTTGGTAGCCGTAGTCAATCGACGCTTCGCCGAAAACTATTTCCCCGGCCAGAACCCCATCGGCAAAACCTTCGGGAACACTTCACTCGAACCAAAATCCATGAAAACCATCGTCGGTGTCATCGACGACCTGCATGAAGGCGCCCTCGATGATCCCATCTGGCCAGCGGCATACTACTCCGCGTATCAATCGACGGATCAACAAGCCATCGCGCTGCGCGTCTCGTCCGGTGAAAGCTCCGTCATTGCATCACTTCCCGGAGTAATTCATTCCGTCGATCCCGACCTGGGGATGAGCGACGTCATGACCATGAACGACCGCATCAACAGTTCGCAAAGTGCCACACTTCATCGTGGCGCTGCATGGTTAGCGGGTGCGTTTGCGATAACCGCTCTGTTGCTCTGCGCTGTCGGACTCTATGGTGTCATCAGCTATTCCATCTCTCTCCGAACCCGCGAAATTGGCGTCCGCATGGCTCTCGGCGCGCGGCGCGAATCCATATACGGCATGGTGCTGCGCGAAGCTGCCCGCCTCAGCGTCACAGGCATCGTAAGCGGTTTGCTGCTTTCCGTGCTCGCCGCTTCGCTTCTCAAATCGGTCCTCTTCGGCGTCTCCGGATGGGATCCTCTGACACTCGGCATCTCCTGCCTTGTGCTTGGAGTTTCCTCATTCCTGGCCAGCGCCCTGCCTGCCCGTCGTGCGGCAACCGCCAACCCCATGGAAGCGCTCCGTACCGAATAAACACCGCTCCCGTCGCAGAAAGTCCATCCGTCCGGCAAGCCGTCCTTCACCGCAAAAAGGCGAAGAAACGGTAAACTAAATGGATGGACTTTCAGCTCGCGACGGACTACAAACCACAGGGTGATCAACCAACTGCGATCGCCGATCTGACGCAGGGATTGCGCGACGGCGAGCAGCATCAGGTTCTCCTCGGCGTCACAGGCAGCGGCAAAACCTTCACCATGGCCAAGGTCATTGAAGCCGTAAACCGTCCCGCGCTTGTCCTCGCACACAACAAGACGCTCGCCGCGCAGCTCTATCACGAGTTCAAACAGTTCTTCCCCAACAACGCCGTCGAATACTTCGTCAGCTACTACGACTACTACCAGCCCGAAGCCTACATCCCCAGCGGCGATCTCTATATCGAGAAGGAAGCCACCATCAACGACGAGTTGGACAAGCTGCGCCTCAGCGCAACGCGTTCACTCTTCGAACGCCGCGACTGCATCATCGTCTCGTCCGTCTCCTGCATCTACGGTCTCGGTTCACCGGAGGCCTATTACGGCATGTTGATGCTGCTGGAGAAGGGCCAGAAGATCCGCCGCGAAGACATCACCCGTCGTCTCGTTGAAATCCTCTATGAGCGCAACGAAGGCGACTTCCGCCGCGGCACCTTCCGCGTTCGTGGCGACATCATCGAGGTCTACCCAACCTACGACGAACTCGCCTATCGCATCGAACTCTTCGGCGACGAGATCGATTCCCTCTCGCAGATCGATCCGCTCTTCGGTACCGTCAAGCAGAAGTACTCGCGCCTTCCCATCTATCCCAAATCGCATTACGTCGTGCAGCCCGAACGCAAGTCCGCAGCCATCGACTCCATCGTGAGCGAACTTACAGACTGGGAAGCGCAACTCGAAAAAGAAGGCCGCATGGTGGAGGCGCAGCGCATCCATCAACGCACCCGCTTCGACCTTGAGATGATCAAGTCCGTCGGCTACTGCCACGGCATTGAGAACTACTCGCGCCACTTCAGCGGACGCTTGCCAGGCGAACCTCCGCCAACACTCTTCGATTACTTCCCGCGCGACTTCATGATCTTCATCGACGAATCGCACGTCACCGTTCCGCAGCTTCATGGCATGTGGCATGGCGACCGCTCGCGCAAGGGCAACCTCGTTGATTACGGCTTCCGCCTCCCCTCTGCAATGGACAACCGCCCGCTCAAGTTCGATGAATTCGAAAATCGCGCCGGCCAGATCATCTACGTCAGCGCTACGCCCGGCCCCTACGAACTCACCAAAGCCGCAGGCGTCATCACCGAGCAAATCATTCGTCCCACCGGCCTCGTCGATCCGCCAGTAGAAATCCGTCCCATCAAGGGCCAGATTGACGATCTGCTCGCAGAGATCCGCGACCGCGTATCGAAGAACGAACGTGTTTTGGTAACAACACTAACCAAACGCATGGCCGAAGATCTCAGCGGCTATTACACCGAAGTCGGTGTGAAGTGCCGTTACATGCACTCGGAAATCGAAACACTGGAACGCGTGAAACTCCTGCGGGATTTGCGCAAAGGCGAATACGACGTTCTCATCGGCATCAACCTTCTCCGCGAAGGCCTCGATCTGCCGGAAGTCTCGCTCGTCGCCATCCTTGATGCGGACAAGGAAGGCTTCCTCCGCTCGCAGGGATCACTCATCCAGACCATCGGCCGAGCCGCGCGACACCTCAACGGCCGCGCCATCCTCTACGCCGACAACATGACCGACAGCATGCAACGCGCGCTCGACGAAACCAGCCGCCGCCGCGAAAAGCAGCTTGCCTACAACGAAGAGCACGGCATCACTCCGCAATCCGTCGTTCGTCCCATCGGTGAAGCTCTCGTCGGCATCGCCGAAGCCGATTACGTCGACGTCACCACCGACGCATCCGTACAGGACTTCGCGTCGCAGCAGGAACTGGACAAGCATATCGCCGGTCTTGAAACCGAGATGCGCGAAGCCGCAAAGAACTTTGAATTTGAAAAGGCTGCGAAGCTGCGCGACACCATCAAGGAACTGCGCACAAAAGAATTCTTCTTCGCTTAGAAAGAGGAGTTGTGGGTCGCCGCGCCGATCTGCAACTCCGGCAACTCGAACTGGACAGTGGGAAGCGCCTCAAAAGCGGGCCGGGCGAAGTAATAACCCTGCTGAAAGACCACGCCCATATCGCGCAGACGCATCGCCTGGTCGTAGCGCTCCACTCCCTCTGCGATGGTCACAATGCCTAGTTCAAAGCAGGCTTGCACAATCGCTTTCACAATCACCTGCGACGTGCGGTCTTCATCCATCGCATGGACAAGCGCCATATCCAGCTTGATCACATCGGGCTTCAGCCGCGACAGCAGCTTCAGGCCGGAATAGCCCGCGCCGAAGTCATCCATCGCCACCTTCACGCCGTACTCGCGATACTCATCGATGATGGGCTTTAGCTTCGTCAGATCCCAGATCTCTTCATCTTCCACCAGCTCGAGCACAAGCCGATCCAGCGGGAACCCCATCTCGGCGGCTTCATCACATGTACGCCGAAGATCGCTCGCCTCGTTGATCGCCGCGTTCGGATTCACATTCACACAAAGACGAGTTGGACCAGTCTCGAGAAACCCGCAACGAATGGCCTCAGACATCGCTTTGGATCGACACGCGCGATCAAACGTATGGAAATGTTCCGTAGGCACACGCGAAAGAACGCTGTGTGCAGAGTCGCCGCTCTCAGAGCGCACAAGGGACTCGTAACCGTAAACGCCACCATTGGCGACGTTCACGATTGGCTGAAATGCCATCGAGAACTTAGGAATGCCGCCGTGTGCACGACCGGAGTGAGATACGGATCGCAACCTGCGTTCTTGTTCACGCACCCAGTATTGGTACTCCAACTCCTGCATACTCCTGACTGGCCTCTTTCAAACGTGAGTATCGGCAATCCCTAAGACCAGCTCACACACTGAATGATTCAGCCATCCGTTTCCCATTGTTTGGAAAAGTTAGGCAAGCTACAAAGCTGTTACTAAAGGCTACCCCCAAAGGTGGGTCTTCACTATGTACCAAAGGTGTTAGTACCTCGCTCGCGACCCCCGAAAACTGCGATAATCTCCTGACTCCATGAAGCTAAGTTCCTTCGTGGCCACGATAATTCCTGGCCACATCCACCGTTCCGTGTGCTGTGGCTCTCGACGCCCGCGGCACGCAATGGCGCTTGCTTTCTTTGTCATGGCGTCGTCTGCGCCTTCGCAGACTCGCCTGATCCTCAACTCCGGTAACACCATGACTACCCTGAGCGGCAGCGGCAGTGATGGCAAGACAACTGCGGGAGATGCCCTCACCACGCGCATGGGAACTCCGCGCACGGTCCGTTATGATGCCGCGGGCAACCTCTTCGTTGTCGATAGCCGAAACAACATCGTCACTCGGATTACCCCCGCGGGCCAACTCGCTGTCATCGCCGGAACAGGACGTGAGGGATACGAGGGCGATGGTGGCGCAGCCACAAACGCTCTCCTCAACCGCCCCACGTCCATCGCCCTCAGACCCGATGGAACTCTCTTCATTGCAGATACCGGAAACCACTGTATTCGCAGCGTCTCACCCGACGGAACCATCACGACCGTTACGGGCAACGGGAAGCCCGGAGACTCAGGCGACGGAAGAAACGCTAAGACCGCCCAACTCCGCAATCCGAGCGGTTTAGCCCTCGATGCCGACGGCACTCTCCTCATCGCCGACACAGGCAATCACCGTATCCGCCGCCTCGCCGCAAACGGAACCATTGTCGCTGTTGCTGGCACAGGAAAAGAAGGCAATTCGGGTGATGGAGAATCCGCGGCGAATGCCACATTTCGCAGGCCGACATCTCTCCTGGCTCTTAACGATGGCAAGATCCTGATTGCCGATACCGACGCACGCCGTATCCGCATCCTGTCACCCGACGGCACCATCGGCCCCTACGGCAGCACAACCTTCCGCAGCCCGGAAGGCATGACACTCGACGCCTCCGGCAACATCGTCGTTGCCGATGCGCAACTGCAACAGGTGCTTCAAACGTCGACCACCGGAAGCAACACTCTCGCCGGCAATGGCAAACAAGGCACCAGTGCAACCGGCGCACTCAACTCCCCCTCTTCCGTTGCAACAGACGCTAGCGGCGGCATTGCCATCAGCGACCGCGGCAACCATCAGGTGCAACATCTTGCACTCCCCACCATCGACTTCGGAAGCATCCCCGTCGGGCGTACCTCTGCAGCACAGACATTGCTGCTACAGAATGCCGCAGACACGCCACTGCAGATCGCATCCATCGCTCTGTCGCCTGCGTTTTCCATCAACGCAAACGGCAACTGCGGCACGCCGCCCTTCACACTCGCAGCGAAGGCTCAGTGCTCCCTCCAGTTAGCGTTTACTCCACAAGCCAATGGAAGCGCACAAACAATCGGCCTGGTCCAATCCGCCTCTGCACCGCCGTCCATGTTGCGACTCACAGGCGTCGGAGTCTCCGGCACAAACCTCGCAACGTCGCGCATCTCGCTGGTCAGCGACGGCTCCATCAGCTATTCCGGAGCCCCCATCAAGCTCACAGCAACGGTGGCAGGTTCTTTGCTAACGCCTCCCACGGGCAATGTCATCTTCCAGGACGGCAACAACAATCTCGCCACCATACCGCTCGCAGCAGGGACTGCCGTACTCTCCACAACCGTGCTCACGGCTGGCTCTCACACACTCCAGGCCGTCTATAGCGGCGACAGCATCTACGCCACCAGTACATCGAGCTCAACCACGCAGACGGTTGTCGCAGCGCCTGATTTCTCTCTCACAACATCCGCAGCCAGCTACAGCGGCAGCGCCAACAACTCAGTGAGCATCCCCATCACGCTCTTACCGTTAAACGGCACACTGAATCACCCCACCACACTCACCATCAGCGGCCTGCCCAGCGGAGCCACAGCGACCTTTACACCATCCACGTTTACTCTGGCGGGAGACCCGGTCGCGGTATCGCTGCTGATCAAAATCCCCGCAACACTCGCGCTTCATCCTTCCAATCTCACCGGCATACTCACGGCGTTGCTTCTGCTCGGCATCTTCCCCCTGAAACGAAAGCGCCTCCCTGCCTTCCTACTAATCTGCTGCACATTCACACTGCAAGGGTGCGGCGGTTTCCGCACCACGGCCAGTACCAGCACCGCAAGCAACACACACCGCTACAACTGCACCATCACCGCCACCACCACAGGCGTCGTGGGCGACACGCTCATCCACACCGTCCCAGTGGAACTGGATCTCACGCAATGAAGTACGTCGTCTCATTCCTCGCTGTCGCATTGTCATGCGCTGCGGCACAAGCACAAATGCAGGGCGACACTCTCCTGGTAGGCCTGCGCTACTCTGTCACGGCTGCGAATGCCCCACCGGGAAGTTGCGGCTGCTTTTTCCTTCAAGGAGGCGCCATAGAAGCCTCCATTCCCGTCCTGCCGCATCTCCGCGGGGTGGTGGAAGCAGGCGGCAGCACCGTCGCTCGCGTTCCCGCAAGCACCCGTGGACTCAGCGAAATCACGCTGCTCGCTGGTCCGCGTTACACCGTACCCATCCATCGCATCCGTCTAAATGCACAGGTACTCTTCGGAGCAGTACGTGGCTTCGATAGCGACTTCATCATCGCCACCAACACGCACACCGACACCTCAACAAATCTCGCAATGGCATTCGGTGGAAGCATCGACCTCCCACTAAACCACGCAGTCCTTCTGCGCCCCGTCCAGGTCGACTACCTGCAGACCAACCTGCCCAACGGCGTCGACGATCGCCAGCGCAACATCCGTTTCGGCGCAGGCATAATCTTCCGCGTCCACCTACCCGATAACCGTCGCTAAAACCGACCACAAAATCAAAGAGCCCGGCACGAAGCCGGGCTCTTGATCTCTTAGCTGCTACGACGAACACGTGCGAAGCACTAGAACTGGCCCCAGAGGAGCTGGTTGTAGACTTCGTGGTGGAACTGCACTTCGCTGCCCTTCACGACGGTGCCCAGAAGACGCGGGCAACGGTCAGCCGAAGCCTTCTTCAACTCAGCAAAGCGCTCCTTCACATCCGAACCGAGCAGAGTCGTGATCCACTCCGATCCCTGGAAGTTCTCGATCGCGGTGTAGATGTTGTCCGGCAGGTAGCGAGCAGCCTGACGCAGGTTTTCAATGTTGCCAACCTGTCCGTCCAGACCCGTCTTGAAGACCGAGTACAGCACACCGTACGGGTTCGCATCCGGACCAACCGAACGAACCTCAACACGAGCAGACTTCTCGTTGCCGATGGGAATACGAACCATCGATCCACGATCCGTAGCCGAAGCCTTGATCTGGTTCGGAGCTTCGAAGTGCGGATCGAGACGGCGGTACGCATTCACTGACGAGTTCAGCAGCAGGCAGATGTCGTTGCCGTGCGTCAGAATCTTGTCGATGAAGCTCCATGCCAGTTCGCTCATGTTCTCTTCACCGGCCTTGTCGAAGAAGAGGTTCTTCTTGTCCTTGGTGATGGAAACGTTGGTGTGCATGCCGCTGCCGTTCACACCGGTAACGGGCTTAGGCAGGAACGTTGCGGTCATACCCATCTGCGTAGCAACCTGGCGGCAGATCAGCTTGTACAGCTGGATCTGGTCAGCAGCGGAAACCACATCGCCATAGGTGTAGTTGATCTCGAATTGCGAAGGCGCAACTTCCGGGTGGTCCTTCTCGTTTTCGAAACCCATCGCGCGCTGTACTTCCGCAGCGGTGTCAATGAACTCACGCAGCGGATCGCCAGGCAGCGAGTGGTAGTAGCCACCGGCGTTTACGTACTCGAAGCTACCGGTCTTGTGATAGCTGCGCTCCGCATCCACACCCTCGAACAGGAAGCCCTCGACTTCGTTCGCAGCGTTCAGGGTGTAGCCCTTCTCGCTGTACATCTTGTTCGCGTACTGCTTCAGGATGCCACGCAGATCGGCAGCATACGGTGCGCCGTTCTTGTCGATCACTTCGCCGAAGACCATAACCTTGCCGGTGCCGAACACATCCGACGGCGTCCAGTAGAACGCGTTCCAATCCAGGCCAAGGCGAAGATCGGATTCCTTCTGCGCTGTAAAGCCACGGATCGAAGAACCGTCAAAGGTCAGGTTGTCATAGCTGTTGACCAGGAACTTCTTGTCATAGTCCAGCATGTGCAGGCGGCCTTCCAGGTCGCTGAACAGCACGGTGACGGCCTTAATGCCCTTCGTGTCCGTCAGGTACTTCAGACGCTCTTCCTGAATCTTGTCGATTGCCACGCGCTGCTTGCGCTGGTCCTTAGCTGCCAGGTTAAGGTCTTCGAGTTCTGCATACGACAGTTCGAGAAAATCGCGGTAGTTGCCGGACATACGACTCCTTAGTTCCCCCAGGCTGGCTCTGCCAGTACCCCGGTGGGTTTTCGCTACAGATGTGGTGTGAAAAGGCGGTGAATCACCGATTCCTAAATTAGCAGAAATCCGCCGTAAACCCCTACTGAAGATTGACGTTCTTGAGTGCGAAAAAACGTGTCGTCTTTCGCTGAGGTAAATATTTGCGATTCCAGCAATTCTCACGGACCAAAAGCCCCGGCAGGGCCTCCAACATGTGATAATTTCATTTGGGCTTCTGCTTATAGGCAGCAGCTTTCGAATCAGTCTGGAGGCTACGACTACATTGGGCATGAACATGGTTCCGAAGCGCATCTTCTTCACGAAGGGCGTAGGAAAGCATAAGGAGCGACTCACGTCGTTCGAGATGGCGTTACGTGACGCCGGTATCGCGGCACAGAATCTGGTGCGTGTGTCGTCCATCTTCCCGCCCAAGTGCAAGCTGATTACTCGCAAGGAAGGTCTCAAGTACCTGAATCCCGGCGAAGTCGTCTTTGCAGTGGTCGCGGAAAACAGCACGCGTGAAGCGCACCGTCTTTGCGTCTCGTCGATCGGCGTGGCTATCCCCACCGATCGCAACACCTATGGCTACCTCTCGGAGCACCACAGCTTCGGCGAAACCGAAGATCAGGCCGGTGACTACGCAGAAGAGCTGGCAGCAGAAATGCTCGCCACCACCCTCGATGTAGATTTCGATCCCGACAAGAGCTGGGACGAGAAGAAGGAAATCTACCGCATCTCCAACAAGATCGTCCGCACGGCAAACGTAACGCAGTCCGCCGTGGGCGACAAGAAGGGCCTGTGGACCACCACCATCGCCGCCGCCATCCTCATCATGGATGACGAGGAGAAGTAGCGCTCCGCAGTAACTGGAATCTGCAAAGAGCGCTGGCCACAAGCCAGCGCTCTTTCTCTGTCCATCGAGAAGCATGTTTGCTTCATCGAATGAGGTGACATGAGCCACATCAGCACTGATAATTCGCAACAGTTCGCCAGCGACAACTACTCTGGCATCTGCCCTGAAGCATGGGCCGCCATGCAGGAAGCCAACCACGGCCACGCCACCCCTTACGGCGACGACCCATGGACGGCACGGGCCTCTAACCTCTTCCGCGATCTCTTCGAAACAGACTGCGAAGTCTTCTTCGCCTTCAACGGCACCGCGGCCAACTCCATGTCGCTCGCGTCGCTCTGCCAGAGCTACCACTCCGTCATCTGCGCACAGACAGCGCACGTGGAAACCGACGAGTGTGGCGCACCCGAATTTTTCTCCAACGGCAGCAAGCTCCTCACCGCGCAGACCATCGACGGCAAGATGACGCCAGAAGCCATCCGCGCACTTGCCACCTCGCGTCAGGACATTCACTTCCCTCGCCCCAAGGCCGTCACCATCACGCAGTCCACCGAGACGGGCCGCGTCTACACACTCGATCAGCTCAAAGCCATCAGCGAAACCACGCGCGAGTTGAAGATGCACCTGCACATGGATGGCGCACGCTTCGCCAACGCCATCGCGCACGTCGGTTGCACGCCCGCTGAAATGACATGGAAGTCCGGCGTGGAAGTTCTCTGCTTCGGCGGCACCAAGAATGGCATGGCTGTAGGCGAAGCGATTCTCTTCTTCAACCGCGCCCTCGCGGAAGACTTCGACTATCGCTGCAAACAAGCAGGCCAGCTCGCCTCCAAAATGCGCTATCTCTCATCGCCCTGGGTGGGCATGCTGGAAAGCGGCGCATGGAAGCGCAACGGCGAACACGCGAATGCCATGGCGAAGCGCCTGAATGCAGCCATCGCAGACGTAGCCAACGCCAGCATCATGTTTGACGTGGAAGCCAACGCAGTATTCCTGCTCGCCAGCGAACCGCATCTGCAACAACTTCGCGAACGCGGCTGGCGCTTCTACACCTTCATCGGCGGCGGCGCACGCTTCATGTTCGCCTGGGACACCGACCCCGCCCGCGTCGATCAACTCGCAGCAGATATCCGCGCCATCATGAGCTAAACCGGGTGCCCCACATCCCGATTCTTAGATGTGGGGCACCCGCGCAAAGCGCGAACCAAGGATTCAACCGGCGTTTACACGCAATAGAAGAAGCCGATGCTACAAGCGCCAAAGACTGGACCAAGGGCCAGAGTCCGCCCTACACGAAGGGAGCACCGCAAGATGAAGAAGACGAACGTAGCCCTCATCCAGATGAGCTGTGAGCCCGATACGCAGAAGAATCTCGATAAGGCCGCAGCGCGCATTGAAGAAGCCGCGAAGAACGGTGCAGAACTCATCTGCCTGCCGGAACTCTTCCGTGCGCAATACTTCTGCCAGCGCGAAGACCACGCCCTCTTCGCCACCGCCGAATCCATCCCCGGCCCATCGACGGAGCGCATCAGCACAATCGCACGAGACAACAAGGTCGTCGTCATCGCATCGCTCTTTGAGCGCCGCGCACCCGGCCTGTATCACAACACCGCCGTCACCATCGAACGCGACGGCCACATCGCGGACGTCTACCGCAAGATGCACATCCCCGACGACCCGCTCTACTACGAGAAGTTCTACTTCACTCCGGGCGACCTCGGCTTCCGCGCACTCGAATCCACCGCTGGCAACATCGGCACACTCGTCTGCTGGGACCAGTGGTACCCCGAAGGCGCTCGTGTAACCGCACTCAAGGGCGCAGAGATCCTCTTCTACCCCACCGCCATCGGCTGGCACCCCAGCGAAAAGGAAGAGTTCGGCGAAGCCCAGTACGACGCATGGCAGACCACGCAGCGCGCCCACGCCATCAGCAACGGCGTGTGGGTCTGCTCCGTCAACCGCGTAGGCCATGAACAGGGCGACGTGATCCACAACGGCGTAAACATGCCCGGCCCCGAAGGCGCAGGCCTCGAGTTCTGGGGCGGCAGCTTCATCGCCGATCCCTTCGGCCGCATCATCGCGAAAGCTTCGCAC is a genomic window containing:
- a CDS encoding Ig-like domain repeat protein, with amino-acid sequence MALAFFVMASSAPSQTRLILNSGNTMTTLSGSGSDGKTTAGDALTTRMGTPRTVRYDAAGNLFVVDSRNNIVTRITPAGQLAVIAGTGREGYEGDGGAATNALLNRPTSIALRPDGTLFIADTGNHCIRSVSPDGTITTVTGNGKPGDSGDGRNAKTAQLRNPSGLALDADGTLLIADTGNHRIRRLAANGTIVAVAGTGKEGNSGDGESAANATFRRPTSLLALNDGKILIADTDARRIRILSPDGTIGPYGSTTFRSPEGMTLDASGNIVVADAQLQQVLQTSTTGSNTLAGNGKQGTSATGALNSPSSVATDASGGIAISDRGNHQVQHLALPTIDFGSIPVGRTSAAQTLLLQNAADTPLQIASIALSPAFSINANGNCGTPPFTLAAKAQCSLQLAFTPQANGSAQTIGLVQSASAPPSMLRLTGVGVSGTNLATSRISLVSDGSISYSGAPIKLTATVAGSLLTPPTGNVIFQDGNNNLATIPLAAGTAVLSTTVLTAGSHTLQAVYSGDSIYATSTSSSTTQTVVAAPDFSLTTSAASYSGSANNSVSIPITLLPLNGTLNHPTTLTISGLPSGATATFTPSTFTLAGDPVAVSLLIKIPATLALHPSNLTGILTALLLLGIFPLKRKRLPAFLLICCTFTLQGCGGFRTTASTSTASNTHRYNCTITATTTGVVGDTLIHTVPVELDLTQ
- a CDS encoding glutamine synthetase family protein, which produces MSGNYRDFLELSYAELEDLNLAAKDQRKQRVAIDKIQEERLKYLTDTKGIKAVTVLFSDLEGRLHMLDYDKKFLVNSYDNLTFDGSSIRGFTAQKESDLRLGLDWNAFYWTPSDVFGTGKVMVFGEVIDKNGAPYAADLRGILKQYANKMYSEKGYTLNAANEVEGFLFEGVDAERSYHKTGSFEYVNAGGYYHSLPGDPLREFIDTAAEVQRAMGFENEKDHPEVAPSQFEINYTYGDVVSAADQIQLYKLICRQVATQMGMTATFLPKPVTGVNGSGMHTNVSITKDKKNLFFDKAGEENMSELAWSFIDKILTHGNDICLLLNSSVNAYRRLDPHFEAPNQIKASATDRGSMVRIPIGNEKSARVEVRSVGPDANPYGVLYSVFKTGLDGQVGNIENLRQAARYLPDNIYTAIENFQGSEWITTLLGSDVKERFAELKKASADRCPRLLGTVVKGSEVQFHHEVYNQLLWGQF
- a CDS encoding pyruvoyl-dependent arginine decarboxylase, with the protein product MNMVPKRIFFTKGVGKHKERLTSFEMALRDAGIAAQNLVRVSSIFPPKCKLITRKEGLKYLNPGEVVFAVVAENSTREAHRLCVSSIGVAIPTDRNTYGYLSEHHSFGETEDQAGDYAEELAAEMLATTLDVDFDPDKSWDEKKEIYRISNKIVRTANVTQSAVGDKKGLWTTTIAAAILIMDDEEK
- a CDS encoding low specificity L-threonine aldolase, which gives rise to MSHISTDNSQQFASDNYSGICPEAWAAMQEANHGHATPYGDDPWTARASNLFRDLFETDCEVFFAFNGTAANSMSLASLCQSYHSVICAQTAHVETDECGAPEFFSNGSKLLTAQTIDGKMTPEAIRALATSRQDIHFPRPKAVTITQSTETGRVYTLDQLKAISETTRELKMHLHMDGARFANAIAHVGCTPAEMTWKSGVEVLCFGGTKNGMAVGEAILFFNRALAEDFDYRCKQAGQLASKMRYLSSPWVGMLESGAWKRNGEHANAMAKRLNAAIADVANASIMFDVEANAVFLLASEPHLQQLRERGWRFYTFIGGGARFMFAWDTDPARVDQLAADIRAIMS
- a CDS encoding carbon-nitrogen hydrolase, which encodes MKKTNVALIQMSCEPDTQKNLDKAAARIEEAAKNGAELICLPELFRAQYFCQREDHALFATAESIPGPSTERISTIARDNKVVVIASLFERRAPGLYHNTAVTIERDGHIADVYRKMHIPDDPLYYEKFYFTPGDLGFRALESTAGNIGTLVCWDQWYPEGARVTALKGAEILFYPTAIGWHPSEKEEFGEAQYDAWQTTQRAHAISNGVWVCSVNRVGHEQGDVIHNGVNMPGPEGAGLEFWGGSFIADPFGRIIAKASHDKEETLYATLDPALVEVTRQHWPFLRDRRIDAYEGITKRFLL